A region of Reichenbachiella carrageenanivorans DNA encodes the following proteins:
- a CDS encoding serine hydrolase domain-containing protein: MTRNLTLSIVIALVSTSCYYNDVIPPNQNVWPIAHPEHMEMESELLLQMDSVLKGNTLEGITSVVVIKDGHLVFENYYFGYDRRTLFPLGGLSSSLVNLALGRAIDMGLIDSVQDSIYKYFPEYVQLFEDSPLKKNITFENLMTMKAGLSWNEIGSTFDRNQSDITQILISEDWVEYLLSKPVDVLPGRRFTYNSAMAILIASAIDSQYEAGYQVFWEKEVLSQMGVTHSELAIEGGNINPAWGISMTTLDLAKIGYLYLHQGNWFGQQLINREYAISSVVPQVSVDFINQYGWMWWQYASRNNFLYMLDENDVFFATGNGDQRLYVVPHLDLVVAITGSDEIIDFSIPASFIFRDYILLAMQ; this comes from the coding sequence ATGACACGAAACCTCACGCTATCGATTGTGATTGCACTAGTCAGTACCAGTTGCTACTACAATGACGTAATACCGCCAAATCAGAATGTTTGGCCAATAGCCCATCCTGAACACATGGAAATGGAGTCCGAATTGTTATTGCAAATGGATTCTGTATTGAAAGGCAATACCCTTGAAGGAATCACCTCGGTAGTGGTGATCAAAGATGGACATTTGGTATTCGAAAATTATTATTTCGGTTATGACAGAAGAACCTTATTTCCCTTGGGTGGACTGAGTAGTAGTTTGGTCAATCTTGCTTTAGGGCGTGCAATTGACATGGGGTTGATCGATTCTGTACAAGATTCTATATATAAGTACTTCCCTGAATACGTTCAGCTTTTCGAGGATTCTCCATTGAAAAAGAATATCACGTTTGAAAACCTCATGACCATGAAAGCTGGACTCAGTTGGAATGAGATAGGAAGTACATTCGATAGAAATCAAAGTGACATTACACAAATTCTCATAAGTGAAGATTGGGTAGAATATCTACTGTCTAAGCCTGTGGATGTCTTGCCTGGTCGTAGGTTTACCTACAATAGCGCAATGGCTATACTAATAGCCTCGGCTATTGATAGTCAGTATGAGGCAGGATATCAGGTGTTTTGGGAGAAGGAGGTGCTTAGCCAGATGGGAGTGACTCACTCAGAATTAGCTATAGAAGGAGGTAACATCAATCCAGCGTGGGGTATTTCCATGACTACTTTGGATCTAGCTAAGATAGGATATTTGTACTTGCATCAAGGAAATTGGTTTGGGCAACAGCTGATAAATCGAGAGTACGCTATCTCATCAGTAGTACCTCAAGTGAGTGTGGATTTTATCAACCAATATGGGTGGATGTGGTGGCAGTATGCTAGTCGAAATAATTTCCTCTATATGCTTGATGAAAATGATGTCTTTTTTGCTACTGGCAATGGGGATCAACGATTGTATGTAGTTCCGCACTTAGACCTAGTAGTGGCTATTACTGGCAGCGACGAAATCATTGATTTTTCTATTCCAGCTTCCTTTATTTTTAGAGATTATATATTGTTGGCTATGCAATAG
- the rpsA gene encoding 30S ribosomal protein S1: MENKEELKNEAVKETVVEETAATPAAEVKEEAPKAEAPKKVAAVVEEDEDFDWDAVQTKGYGEGYSKAKKAELEALYEGTLNTIEEKQVVEGIVVSMTPRDVILNIGFKSDGLVSASEFRDTPDLKPGDTVEVYIEEQEDNNGQLVLSRKKAKIVGAWEKIQKSADEDLVIDGMVKRRTKGGLIVDIYGIEAFLPGSQIDVKPIRDFDIFVDKKMEVKVVKINYTNDNVVVSHKILIEKDLEKQKARILENLEKGQVLEGVIKNMTNFGVFIDLGGVDGLLHITDISWGRVNHPEEVLNLDEKVNVVVLDFDDDKKRISLGMKQLSEHPWDSLDKTVEIGTKVKGKIVNVADYGAFLEIQPGVEGLIHVSEMSWSQHLRNPQDFIKIGDELEAVVLTIDRDDRKMSLGIKQLTEDPWTKQDVLTKYAVGTDHKGIVRNLTNFGLFIELEEGIDGLVHVSDLSWTKKVKHPSEFISVNEELEVRVLELDVDNRRLALGHKQLEENPWDTFETVFARGTSHKCTVTNIIEKGAILELPYGLEGFAGTKNIKKEDGSKTEVGDSLDFVVVDFSKDDKKITLSHVATYSDEVVEKAAPKKKAPAKSKGVEKVNADSEKSTLGDIAALSALKEQMEDNAKPAPAKKAAPKKEVAPKADDKADASEEAES; encoded by the coding sequence ATGGAAAATAAAGAAGAATTAAAAAACGAAGCGGTAAAAGAAACTGTAGTTGAGGAGACTGCTGCTACACCTGCTGCTGAAGTAAAAGAAGAAGCTCCTAAAGCTGAAGCACCTAAGAAGGTTGCTGCTGTGGTAGAAGAAGACGAGGACTTTGACTGGGACGCAGTTCAGACAAAAGGATACGGCGAAGGTTACAGCAAAGCTAAAAAAGCTGAGCTAGAAGCTCTTTACGAAGGTACACTCAATACTATCGAAGAAAAGCAGGTAGTAGAAGGTATTGTAGTAAGCATGACTCCAAGAGACGTAATCTTGAACATTGGATTCAAATCTGATGGATTGGTTTCTGCTTCTGAATTCAGAGATACTCCTGACTTGAAACCTGGTGATACTGTAGAGGTGTACATCGAGGAGCAAGAAGACAACAACGGTCAGTTGGTGCTTTCAAGAAAGAAAGCAAAGATTGTTGGTGCTTGGGAAAAAATCCAAAAATCTGCCGACGAAGATTTGGTCATCGACGGTATGGTGAAGAGAAGAACCAAAGGTGGTTTGATCGTAGATATTTATGGAATCGAGGCGTTCTTGCCAGGATCTCAAATCGACGTGAAGCCTATCAGAGACTTTGATATCTTCGTAGATAAGAAAATGGAAGTGAAAGTTGTGAAAATCAACTACACTAACGATAACGTGGTTGTTTCTCACAAAATATTGATTGAGAAAGATCTCGAAAAACAAAAAGCTCGTATCCTAGAAAACCTAGAAAAAGGTCAGGTACTAGAAGGAGTAATCAAGAACATGACCAACTTCGGTGTATTCATCGATTTGGGTGGTGTAGATGGTCTGCTTCATATTACCGATATCTCATGGGGTAGAGTGAATCATCCAGAAGAAGTGTTAAACTTGGATGAAAAAGTAAATGTTGTTGTTCTTGATTTTGACGATGACAAGAAGAGAATTTCATTGGGTATGAAGCAGTTGTCTGAGCACCCTTGGGATTCACTAGACAAAACAGTAGAGATCGGAACTAAAGTAAAAGGTAAGATTGTGAATGTAGCTGATTATGGTGCATTCCTAGAAATCCAGCCTGGTGTTGAAGGTTTGATCCATGTATCTGAAATGTCTTGGTCACAACACTTGAGAAACCCTCAGGACTTTATCAAAATTGGTGATGAGCTAGAAGCTGTAGTATTGACTATCGACAGAGACGATAGAAAAATGTCTTTGGGCATCAAGCAATTGACTGAGGATCCTTGGACTAAGCAAGATGTATTGACTAAATACGCTGTAGGTACTGATCACAAAGGTATCGTGAGAAACTTGACCAACTTTGGTTTGTTCATCGAGCTAGAAGAAGGAATCGACGGTTTGGTTCACGTATCTGATCTGTCTTGGACTAAGAAAGTAAAACACCCTTCTGAATTTATCTCTGTAAACGAGGAACTAGAAGTAAGAGTGCTTGAGCTTGACGTAGACAACAGAAGATTGGCACTGGGTCACAAGCAATTGGAAGAAAACCCTTGGGATACTTTCGAAACAGTATTTGCAAGAGGTACTTCTCACAAGTGTACGGTAACTAACATCATTGAGAAAGGTGCTATTTTGGAATTGCCTTACGGTTTGGAAGGGTTTGCTGGAACAAAGAACATCAAGAAAGAAGATGGATCTAAGACTGAGGTAGGTGATAGCTTAGACTTCGTAGTAGTAGACTTCTCTAAAGATGACAAGAAGATTACTTTGTCTCACGTAGCGACTTATTCTGACGAAGTAGTTGAGAAAGCTGCTCCTAAGAAGAAAGCACCAGCTAAGAGCAAAGGAGTTGAAAAAGTAAATGCTGATTCTGAGAAATCTACATTGGGTGATATAGCGGCTCTATCTGCTCTAAAAGAGCAAATGGAAGATAACGCTAAGCCTGCTCCTGCAAAGAAAGCCGCTCCTAAGAAAGAAGTTGCTCCTAAAGCAGATGACAAAGCTGATGCTTCAGAAGAAGCTGAATCTTAA
- a CDS encoding fibronectin type III domain-containing protein: MKKILLIIYFLCIAWVGTAQWVSINPGAGGQVQDVVPDPNTPDHLILASDMEGIYESVDNGDSWHIKGSLPQNRVYSVAFSPKVGSTRLYIGTVYGLSVSDDGGETSALVEITKKKSIGAIAEDPNDENNILAGIGWRDDYDFANQFGMGTAGKGTVFRSTDGGNNWSEVIFNNTTTNDRNVFTILYDKNTEDLVYMGTGQGLFKSTDGGATWSAIASPSGAGTNQGVALSPDGEKLYAAYTNGYLYATLTSSISSGSWIKANSGIGALDFWYPEVDPRSTGDTHKVIVSLRRSRSGLHEATFNWTENTLNSHSWDIVWNGTDGYDTGWDIASPNPRFVHYTPTTWPNRALWSTTNQTIFEGVYDTEADNSYNGTGFVWNNKYSEPNYEIMAPGWGASMWPCYSSRGTESTYSYDIAVHENYVIQGEGDNGVMESWDGGVSWSNVWHRSTGQAIAGQNLSDAQAVTIGSTADGVPVAIAQMSPGYGGAIGSAVGTLFAKKLVNHSPTDEWVYLAGGASGKGGLPTSSIPSELRDIEVSPAKPDRVFMFVRDQGMYILDDLGASLDAGIAQDVTKIYNASGGATNVKKIAPHPTDPDMVFFNGANGQQGVYRGEKTGPGIGDWEWQKVYNGSGWDAEVTTWEYNGQVYLFYFGASSEPGNDGGNFIGALSTDNGDNWTKVVDQTDVKAINTPSWYDEVKGDYRFTSKGGIVGYDDKIIICYYDHRQQKTYGVYKGTITNSAVPTVAWTDWTDDQHFGGFTSGRIADDADGVRQFYVSTAGAGSWRRPVEEETLPPAPSAPTGFGATSVSYDHVNLVWTDNSDNESGFRIERKSGAGDFEVVATTNANAVSYADAGLVPLTAYTYRIYAVNKGGNSGYTAEKSATTLDPPPAPDAPTGLAAVAVSSDRINLSWSDNSDNETLFKIERKSGGEQFAEIASVGENVTTYANEGLNPQTEYTYRVLAYNVGGVSGYTSEESETTLEAEPCNSSTIVRNGEFDLAIPEDPENSPNPEWLLYNGTDAASTFKIVDDAGMSGTNAAFIKITSGGAGTNEIQFYSQFTTTLEKNVTYVLEFKAKASVGRNITARSFIGKPPWSGFLDQTVVLTTEMQDFRMEYVPNVSTPDARVDFFLGAGTGNVWIDAVSVREKCEDTPAQGAPKEPTTLEVTAKSSTQIDLLWTDNSDNEDGFVIERAQGEAAYQPIKTVGENVTTHQDMGLSLDTDYKYRVKAYNDAGDSYYSNVSLASTSNVIISVTGVSIDNCKNSLEVGESLTLTSTVSPMGAGDKSVKWTSSMPAIANVDELTGILMAMSEGVATITVATTDGAKTAECKVAVTADDVLSVGGGLDFAIYPNPLGQGSQLSITISNTPVAEIQVLSLSGELLYYNPAAKFVNETYQQDLSQISAKGIYLVRVQNDVQLWVHKLVVE, translated from the coding sequence ATGAAAAAAATCTTATTGATAATTTACTTTTTATGTATCGCTTGGGTAGGGACTGCTCAGTGGGTATCTATCAATCCTGGTGCTGGAGGTCAAGTGCAGGATGTAGTTCCAGATCCAAATACACCAGATCATTTGATCTTGGCCTCAGACATGGAAGGTATTTATGAAAGTGTGGACAATGGCGACTCTTGGCATATAAAGGGTAGTTTACCACAAAACCGTGTGTACTCAGTGGCGTTTTCACCTAAAGTAGGCTCCACAAGACTTTATATAGGTACAGTCTATGGGCTGTCGGTGTCTGATGATGGGGGTGAAACCTCTGCACTCGTAGAGATCACCAAAAAGAAATCAATTGGAGCCATCGCCGAAGATCCAAACGATGAAAATAATATACTTGCAGGTATAGGCTGGCGAGATGATTATGATTTTGCCAATCAATTTGGCATGGGGACTGCAGGGAAAGGTACTGTATTCCGATCTACGGATGGTGGGAATAACTGGTCTGAAGTCATATTCAACAATACAACTACCAATGATCGGAATGTGTTCACCATATTGTATGATAAAAACACGGAAGACCTTGTATATATGGGGACTGGTCAGGGGCTGTTTAAAAGTACTGATGGTGGTGCAACTTGGTCTGCTATCGCCAGTCCATCAGGCGCAGGAACTAACCAAGGGGTCGCGCTGAGTCCTGATGGTGAAAAACTATACGCTGCCTATACCAATGGCTATTTATATGCCACGCTTACTTCATCCATTTCATCAGGATCTTGGATCAAAGCCAATTCGGGGATAGGTGCGCTTGATTTTTGGTACCCAGAAGTAGATCCAAGGTCTACGGGAGATACGCACAAAGTCATTGTAAGTTTAAGAAGAAGTAGATCAGGTCTGCATGAAGCGACTTTCAACTGGACAGAAAATACGCTTAATAGCCATTCATGGGATATCGTATGGAACGGGACTGATGGGTATGATACAGGTTGGGACATTGCGTCGCCAAACCCTAGGTTTGTACATTACACACCTACGACTTGGCCCAATAGAGCCCTTTGGTCTACCACGAATCAAACCATCTTTGAAGGAGTATACGATACTGAAGCGGACAATTCCTATAATGGAACTGGTTTTGTCTGGAACAACAAATACAGTGAACCTAATTATGAAATTATGGCTCCAGGGTGGGGTGCTTCTATGTGGCCTTGCTATAGCAGTAGAGGTACAGAGAGTACCTATTCCTACGATATCGCAGTGCACGAAAACTATGTAATCCAAGGTGAAGGAGACAATGGTGTAATGGAAAGCTGGGATGGGGGTGTTTCTTGGTCCAACGTTTGGCATAGATCGACTGGACAAGCTATCGCTGGCCAGAATTTGTCAGATGCTCAGGCAGTGACCATAGGTAGCACGGCGGATGGTGTGCCAGTAGCCATTGCGCAAATGTCTCCAGGATATGGTGGCGCCATCGGTTCGGCTGTAGGTACTTTGTTTGCCAAAAAATTAGTTAATCATAGTCCTACGGATGAATGGGTTTACTTGGCTGGAGGAGCATCCGGAAAAGGAGGGTTGCCTACTTCGAGTATTCCTAGCGAACTAAGGGATATAGAGGTGTCGCCAGCTAAGCCAGATCGTGTGTTTATGTTCGTCAGAGATCAGGGCATGTATATACTCGACGACTTAGGAGCTTCACTGGATGCGGGCATTGCGCAGGATGTGACTAAAATATATAATGCGAGTGGTGGAGCTACAAATGTTAAAAAAATAGCCCCTCACCCCACAGATCCAGATATGGTTTTCTTTAATGGCGCCAATGGTCAGCAAGGAGTCTATAGAGGTGAGAAAACGGGGCCGGGCATAGGAGATTGGGAGTGGCAAAAAGTGTACAATGGCAGTGGCTGGGATGCTGAAGTGACTACTTGGGAGTACAATGGTCAGGTTTATCTGTTTTACTTTGGTGCCTCTTCTGAGCCTGGCAACGATGGAGGTAATTTCATAGGAGCCTTGTCTACAGACAATGGCGACAACTGGACCAAGGTCGTGGATCAAACGGATGTAAAGGCAATCAACACACCGAGTTGGTACGATGAGGTGAAAGGGGATTATAGATTTACCAGCAAGGGCGGAATCGTAGGGTATGATGATAAAATCATCATCTGCTACTACGATCACAGGCAGCAAAAAACCTACGGGGTGTACAAAGGCACCATCACCAACAGCGCTGTACCTACTGTCGCCTGGACGGACTGGACAGACGATCAGCATTTTGGTGGTTTCACCTCAGGGCGTATTGCCGATGATGCAGATGGGGTGAGGCAATTTTATGTGTCTACAGCAGGTGCTGGTTCGTGGCGCAGACCTGTAGAGGAGGAGACTTTACCGCCAGCGCCAAGCGCGCCCACCGGATTTGGGGCAACTAGTGTGTCGTACGATCATGTAAATCTTGTCTGGACAGATAATTCTGATAACGAATCAGGTTTCAGAATAGAGCGAAAATCAGGAGCTGGAGATTTTGAAGTAGTAGCTACAACTAATGCTAATGCGGTGAGTTACGCTGATGCGGGGCTGGTCCCATTGACCGCCTATACCTACAGGATCTATGCGGTGAATAAAGGAGGGAATTCGGGATATACGGCTGAGAAATCAGCGACTACTTTGGATCCACCGCCAGCACCAGATGCACCTACTGGACTTGCGGCGGTGGCTGTGTCTAGTGATAGAATAAACTTGTCTTGGTCGGACAATTCTGACAATGAAACACTATTCAAAATTGAAAGAAAATCAGGCGGAGAGCAGTTTGCAGAGATCGCTTCGGTAGGCGAAAATGTTACCACTTATGCCAATGAGGGTCTGAATCCACAGACCGAATATACCTATAGAGTACTAGCGTACAATGTTGGAGGTGTCTCGGGATATACCTCTGAAGAGAGCGAGACCACACTAGAGGCTGAGCCGTGCAATAGTTCGACCATCGTGAGAAATGGAGAATTTGATTTAGCCATTCCAGAAGACCCAGAAAATTCACCCAACCCAGAATGGCTTTTGTATAACGGTACAGATGCCGCGTCTACATTCAAGATCGTAGATGATGCGGGTATGTCAGGGACAAATGCTGCTTTTATTAAAATCACTAGCGGTGGGGCAGGAACCAACGAAATACAATTCTATTCGCAGTTTACGACTACTCTTGAGAAGAACGTGACCTATGTATTGGAATTTAAAGCGAAGGCGTCAGTTGGGAGAAATATTACGGCTAGAAGTTTTATAGGTAAGCCGCCATGGTCAGGGTTTCTTGATCAGACGGTGGTACTGACCACAGAGATGCAAGATTTTCGTATGGAGTATGTGCCTAATGTTTCAACACCTGATGCTCGGGTAGATTTCTTTTTGGGTGCTGGTACTGGCAATGTATGGATAGACGCCGTATCTGTAAGAGAAAAATGTGAAGATACTCCAGCGCAAGGTGCGCCAAAAGAACCTACTACTTTAGAAGTGACAGCCAAATCATCAACTCAAATAGATCTGTTATGGACTGACAATTCCGATAATGAGGACGGCTTTGTGATAGAAAGAGCACAAGGAGAGGCGGCTTATCAGCCAATCAAAACGGTGGGTGAGAATGTGACTACTCATCAGGATATGGGGTTGTCTTTAGATACTGATTATAAATATAGAGTGAAGGCTTATAACGATGCTGGGGACTCATACTACTCAAATGTAAGTCTAGCCTCGACGAGCAATGTAATAATTAGTGTGACTGGTGTCTCTATTGATAATTGTAAAAACAGTCTTGAAGTGGGTGAAAGTCTCACGCTAACAAGCACGGTTTCTCCTATGGGGGCGGGGGATAAAAGTGTGAAATGGACCAGTTCGATGCCTGCCATTGCTAATGTAGATGAGCTGACAGGAATACTCATGGCCATGTCTGAGGGGGTGGCGACAATTACCGTTGCCACGACTGATGGTGCTAAAACTGCCGAATGTAAAGTCGCAGTGACTGCTGATGATGTACTCTCGGTTGGTGGTGGGCTAGACTTTGCCATATACCCTAATCCACTGGGGCAGGGTAGTCAATTGTCTATCACGATCTCAAATACACCTGTAGCTGAGATCCAAGTATTAAGTCTAAGTGGTGAGCTATTGTATTATAACCCAGCGGCCAAATTTGTAAATGAAACATACCAACAAGACTTGTCGCAAATCTCTGCGAAAGGAATATATCTGGTACGAGTTCAAAACGATGTGCAACTATGGGTACACAAGCTGGTGGTGGAGTAG
- a CDS encoding hydroxymethylglutaryl-CoA lyase → MKIIECPRDAMQGLHGFVPTDLKIKYINELLKVGFDTIDFGSFVSPKAIPQLKDTAEVLTGLNLEHTKSKLLAIVANVRGAQEACKHEPINYLGFPLSLSETFQQRNTNKSIAEAFEQLKIIQDLCQTNDKTLVTYLSMGFGNPYGDPYEIPYVSEFIFKLKAMDIQIISLADTIGVSNPNNITKLFGSITQEFEKIEFGVHLHSDLDTAVEKIDAAYKAGCRRFDGAVNGFGGCPMAEDKLVGNIATETILSYFEHHSIEIPFDHKVFQHVLNIAPEVFLGR, encoded by the coding sequence ATGAAAATAATCGAATGCCCAAGAGATGCCATGCAAGGCTTGCATGGATTTGTACCTACAGATTTAAAGATCAAGTACATCAATGAGTTGCTGAAGGTAGGGTTTGATACTATAGACTTTGGGAGCTTTGTTTCTCCCAAGGCCATCCCACAACTAAAAGACACCGCAGAGGTGCTGACTGGGCTGAATCTAGAACATACGAAATCCAAACTACTCGCCATTGTAGCCAATGTACGTGGTGCTCAAGAGGCTTGCAAGCATGAACCGATAAACTATCTAGGATTTCCCCTTTCTCTTTCGGAAACGTTTCAACAACGAAATACTAATAAGAGCATTGCAGAAGCATTCGAGCAACTAAAAATAATACAAGACCTCTGCCAAACGAACGACAAAACATTAGTCACTTACCTATCCATGGGATTTGGCAATCCATATGGCGATCCATACGAAATACCATATGTATCTGAATTCATTTTCAAATTAAAAGCTATGGACATTCAAATCATTTCCCTGGCCGATACCATTGGGGTTTCTAATCCAAATAACATTACCAAGTTATTTGGCAGTATTACTCAAGAATTTGAAAAAATAGAATTTGGTGTACACCTACATTCTGATCTCGATACGGCTGTAGAAAAAATAGATGCCGCTTACAAAGCAGGGTGCCGAAGGTTTGATGGTGCCGTCAATGGATTTGGCGGCTGCCCAATGGCCGAAGACAAACTAGTTGGCAATATTGCCACAGAGACGATTCTCTCCTACTTCGAGCATCACAGCATTGAGATACCTTTTGACCACAAGGTCTTTCAGCACGTATTAAATATAGCACCTGAGGTTTTTCTAGGAAGATAG
- a CDS encoding CapA family protein produces MFKSSVPILCLVLLVMACKPQQIVSTLPSAEEETELDSVALVPSYWITADQDTLYSLTEEVEIELSRVIKDTLTLIGVGDIMMGTNFPEERYLPGNDGKDLWKEVSDTLRQADVTFGNLEGVILDKGGDQKTCKNPKVCYLFRTPESYLVNLMDAGFDVVSLANNHAGDFGEPGRASTMKALDSLQINYAGLLSVPTTIFTVDGMRYGMVAFSPNIGTVSIHNEARAIELVQQLDSLVDVVIVSFHAGAEGSKHEHVTRKTEMFYGENRGNVYAFAHLMIDHGADVIFGHGPHVSRAVEVYKNRFITYSMGNFCTYGRFNLRGVNGIAPIVKIDTNSEGEFIKGQLIPIYQPGAGGPKIDTRKRAIAVIRELTKKDFPESNLLIDDSGFITYLNR; encoded by the coding sequence ATGTTCAAATCTTCAGTTCCTATTTTATGTTTGGTGCTTTTGGTGATGGCCTGTAAGCCACAGCAAATAGTGTCTACGCTGCCTTCCGCAGAAGAAGAGACTGAATTGGATTCTGTTGCTCTGGTGCCATCGTATTGGATCACTGCAGATCAGGACACACTTTATTCGCTTACAGAAGAAGTAGAGATAGAGCTCAGTAGGGTGATCAAGGACACATTGACCTTGATAGGTGTGGGCGACATCATGATGGGGACTAATTTTCCAGAAGAAAGATACTTGCCAGGGAATGACGGCAAAGACTTGTGGAAAGAAGTATCCGATACCTTGAGACAAGCCGATGTGACATTTGGTAACTTAGAGGGTGTAATCCTAGACAAAGGAGGCGATCAGAAAACCTGTAAGAATCCGAAGGTCTGCTATCTGTTTCGTACGCCAGAATCGTATTTAGTGAATTTGATGGATGCTGGTTTTGATGTAGTGAGTTTGGCCAACAATCACGCTGGAGATTTTGGTGAGCCAGGCAGAGCCAGCACCATGAAGGCACTGGACTCGTTGCAGATCAATTACGCAGGTTTGCTAAGTGTGCCCACCACTATATTTACTGTAGATGGTATGCGCTATGGGATGGTGGCATTTTCTCCCAATATAGGCACAGTGAGTATTCACAATGAAGCGCGAGCCATCGAGCTAGTACAGCAATTAGACTCCTTGGTAGATGTGGTGATTGTGTCATTTCATGCAGGAGCCGAAGGCTCAAAGCATGAGCATGTGACCAGAAAAACAGAGATGTTTTATGGAGAGAATAGGGGAAATGTGTATGCCTTTGCTCACTTGATGATTGATCATGGAGCTGATGTGATTTTTGGTCATGGGCCACACGTGTCTAGGGCAGTAGAAGTGTACAAAAATCGATTTATTACCTATAGTATGGGCAATTTTTGCACCTATGGTAGGTTTAATCTTAGAGGAGTAAATGGCATCGCACCTATTGTGAAAATTGACACTAATTCGGAAGGTGAATTTATCAAAGGACAGCTGATTCCAATCTATCAACCAGGGGCTGGAGGACCTAAGATTGATACTAGAAAAAGAGCGATTGCCGTGATCAGGGAATTGACTAAAAAAGATTTCCCCGAAAGTAATTTATTGATTGACGATTCAGGTTTTATTACCTATCTTAACCGCTAG
- the dprA gene encoding DNA-processing protein DprA, translated as MNEEQNSYVLALKMTPGIGDVLAKQLISYCGAASAIFKEKKGALLKIPNIGEKTVKALTASTYLDQAEAAIRNCEKIGVAVLPYFHADYPERLKLVNDAPLLIYTKGESSFLNRKIVGVVGTRNATEYGKHMTEQIVEGLVGHEAVVVSGLAYGVDIAAHRAALKNHLPTVAVLAGGLDSIYPSVHKRTAQDMLEMGGWVSEYPPGTKPEAHNFPSRNRIIAGMSEALIVVEAANKGGALITANIAYSYNREVFAVPGTLEHKYSEGCNALIRSQKATIYTGIKDLEYLLGWEKGSAKPSKQAIDLSAYSEPEQKIISVLTEFKAGLQLDELSWKTQINVQEAVSHLLTLEFDGLVKSLPGKRYVRV; from the coding sequence ATGAATGAAGAACAAAACAGCTATGTATTGGCGTTGAAAATGACGCCAGGCATAGGTGATGTCTTGGCTAAACAACTGATCAGCTACTGTGGAGCTGCATCCGCTATTTTCAAAGAGAAAAAGGGAGCTTTACTCAAAATTCCAAATATCGGAGAAAAGACAGTAAAAGCGTTGACAGCTTCTACTTATCTCGATCAGGCTGAAGCAGCTATTCGTAATTGTGAAAAAATAGGTGTAGCTGTATTGCCTTATTTTCATGCCGACTATCCAGAGCGACTCAAGCTGGTGAATGATGCCCCACTTTTGATCTACACCAAGGGAGAATCCTCTTTTTTGAATCGAAAAATAGTAGGTGTAGTAGGTACACGTAATGCCACAGAATATGGCAAGCATATGACGGAGCAGATAGTGGAAGGATTAGTGGGGCACGAGGCAGTTGTGGTCAGTGGATTGGCTTATGGGGTAGATATTGCTGCACATAGAGCAGCATTGAAAAACCACCTTCCTACTGTAGCTGTGCTAGCAGGAGGGTTAGACTCCATATATCCATCAGTGCACAAACGAACCGCTCAGGATATGTTGGAAATGGGAGGGTGGGTCAGTGAGTATCCTCCTGGCACTAAGCCAGAAGCGCATAACTTCCCTTCACGAAATAGAATTATCGCGGGGATGTCCGAAGCACTAATCGTGGTGGAGGCAGCCAATAAAGGTGGGGCGTTGATTACAGCCAATATTGCCTATTCGTATAATAGAGAGGTGTTTGCCGTACCTGGTACCTTAGAACATAAATATTCAGAAGGCTGCAATGCACTTATTAGATCTCAAAAAGCAACTATATATACTGGAATCAAAGATTTGGAATATTTACTGGGTTGGGAAAAAGGATCGGCCAAGCCAAGCAAACAGGCGATTGACCTTAGTGCGTATAGTGAACCTGAGCAGAAAATAATATCGGTACTGACTGAATTTAAAGCAGGGCTACAATTGGATGAGTTGAGTTGGAAAACGCAAATCAACGTGCAGGAAGCCGTGAGTCATTTACTTACCTTGGAATTTGATGGACTGGTCAAATCCTTGCCTGGCAAACGCTATGTCAGAGTCTGA
- a CDS encoding MerR family transcriptional regulator, protein MPYKEKEITKRYYTIGEVADDLGVATSLIRFWETEFDIISPKKNRKGNRQFTPEDIKKIKMIYHLVKEKGYTLHGARDFIKNDVNAAMERIDMIQSLKGIRGFLTELRDSIQGN, encoded by the coding sequence GTGCCGTACAAGGAAAAGGAAATAACGAAAAGATATTACACCATTGGCGAAGTAGCTGATGATTTAGGTGTAGCTACTTCACTCATACGCTTTTGGGAGACGGAGTTTGATATCATTAGTCCTAAGAAAAATCGTAAGGGAAATCGCCAATTCACTCCAGAAGATATTAAGAAAATAAAGATGATTTATCATTTGGTAAAAGAGAAGGGGTACACCCTTCACGGTGCCAGAGATTTTATCAAGAACGATGTGAATGCAGCTATGGAACGCATTGATATGATACAATCGCTCAAGGGTATTCGAGGTTTTCTTACAGAACTACGAGACAGCATACAGGGAAATTAA